Proteins co-encoded in one Pocillopora verrucosa isolate sample1 chromosome 1, ASM3666991v2, whole genome shotgun sequence genomic window:
- the LOC131781924 gene encoding complement C1q tumor necrosis factor-related protein 7-like — translation MFRLFFVLALAFLLSSVAKSQNKSANQSHGTARKSNCCASQAGYCKDGKDGKDGQNGRDGRDGINGRDGRDGTVGAKGAKGEPGIHGVNVNASFKGEKGSVGEKGSQGLKGQKGMPGTCDDLSSSSSYGKSGCCKVEVFRSVHCLQMVRRTLCQTTVSSNLWSN, via the exons ATGTTTCGATTATTCTTTGTGTTGGCTCTTGCCTTTTTGTTGAGTTCCGTTGCAAAATCACAGAACAAATCTGCTAATCAG AGTCATGGAACAGCGAGAAAATCAAACTGCTGTGCTTCGCAAGCTGGATATTGTAAAGATG GAAAAGACGGAAAAGATGGACAAAATG GAAGAGATGGACGCGATGGAATAAACG GACGAGATGGACGCGATGGAACGGTTGGAGCAAAG GGAGCAAAAGGTGAACCAGGCATACACGGTGTGAATGTAAATGCTAGCTTCAAG GGCGAGAAGGGATCTGTTGGAGAGAAAGGATCACAAGGACTAAAGGGACAGAAAGGAATGCCGGGAACATGTGATGACCTG AGCTCCTCGTCATCCTATGGGAAAAGCGGGTGTTGCAAAGTCG AAGTATTCCGTTCAGTCCACTGTCTTCAAATGGTCAGGAGGACACTTTGTCAAACTACAGTCTCTTCAAACTTATGGAGCAATTGA